A genomic window from Streptomyces broussonetiae includes:
- a CDS encoding ABC transporter ATP-binding protein: MTATMLEKATAEKAATVEFRSLRREFGATVALDGLDLTVRPGEFLALLGPSGCGKTTALRMLAGFEHPDSGAVLVDGEDITHVPAHRRDAGMVFQSYSLFPHLNAVDNVAFGLRMRGVRTAERRTRAGELLELVGLGDKGERYPHQLSGGQQQRIALARALALRPRVLLLDEPLSALDAKVRLTLREEIRRLQQELGITTLFVTHDQEEALSVADRVAVMRAGRLEQCAAPAELYGRPATAFVAEFVGTMSRIPGELADGSVQVLGQRLPADGDVPDGPVDVLVRPEAVQVAADEQGGARVVATAFLGAVLRVTVRLADGTEAKADLPAHEATGLGAGAAVAVSLPERPVLVAERIQK, from the coding sequence ATGACCGCCACCATGCTCGAGAAGGCCACCGCGGAGAAGGCCGCCACCGTCGAATTCCGTTCCCTGCGGCGAGAGTTCGGGGCCACCGTCGCCCTCGACGGACTCGACCTGACCGTTCGCCCCGGGGAGTTCCTGGCCCTGCTCGGTCCCTCCGGCTGCGGCAAGACCACCGCGCTGCGCATGCTCGCCGGCTTCGAACACCCCGACTCCGGCGCGGTGCTGGTGGACGGTGAGGACATCACTCACGTCCCGGCCCACCGCCGCGACGCCGGCATGGTCTTCCAGTCGTACAGCCTCTTCCCGCACCTGAACGCCGTCGACAACGTCGCCTTCGGGCTGCGCATGCGCGGTGTCCGTACGGCCGAACGCAGGACCCGTGCCGGTGAGTTGCTGGAGCTGGTCGGACTCGGAGACAAGGGGGAGCGCTATCCGCACCAGCTCTCCGGCGGCCAGCAGCAGCGCATCGCGCTGGCCCGCGCCCTCGCGCTGCGTCCGCGCGTGCTGCTCCTCGACGAGCCGCTGTCCGCGCTCGACGCCAAGGTCCGCCTGACCCTGCGCGAGGAGATCCGCCGACTCCAGCAGGAACTCGGCATCACCACCCTGTTCGTGACACATGATCAGGAGGAGGCCCTGTCGGTCGCCGACCGGGTCGCCGTCATGCGCGCCGGACGCCTCGAACAGTGCGCCGCGCCCGCCGAGCTGTACGGCCGCCCCGCGACCGCCTTCGTCGCCGAGTTCGTCGGCACGATGAGCCGGATCCCGGGCGAACTGGCCGACGGCTCGGTCCAGGTGCTCGGACAGCGGCTGCCCGCCGACGGCGACGTGCCGGACGGTCCCGTCGACGTACTGGTGCGGCCCGAGGCCGTCCAGGTGGCGGCCGACGAGCAGGGCGGTGCCCGCGTCGTCGCCACCGCCTTCCTCGGCGCGGTCCTCCGGGTCACCGTACGGCTCGCCGACGGCACCGAGGCCAAGGCCGACCTGCCCGCACACGAGGCCACCGGGCTCGGCGCCGGTGCCGCCGTCGCCGTGTCGCTGCCCGAGCGGCCCGTGCTGGTGGCCGAACGTATCCAGAAGTGA
- a CDS encoding ABC transporter permease, protein MARRLTPWRWVVLGLAALYFLVPLAASVIFTVDVPGQGVSFDAYTKILSTDGFVSSLLLSLELAVATIAVVLLLMVPAVVALRLGSPRLRPVVEVVCSLPLVVPPIAFVAGIVTVLKWGPEHLSRTPLFETFVVIQNDKFPVVLVLAYVVMALPFVYRALDAGLRAIDVRTLVEAARSCGASWPQALLQAVLPNLRGALLNASFLTLALVLGEFTVSHLLGYAPFAVWIYNVGGEQAQMSVAVSVLSLLVTWALLLALAGAGGGRTRTANSRG, encoded by the coding sequence ATGGCTCGACGCCTGACCCCGTGGCGGTGGGTCGTCCTCGGCCTCGCCGCCCTGTACTTCCTGGTGCCGCTCGCCGCCTCCGTGATCTTCACGGTGGACGTGCCCGGCCAGGGCGTCAGCTTCGACGCCTACACCAAGATCCTGTCCACCGACGGCTTCGTCTCCAGCCTGCTGCTCTCGCTGGAGCTGGCCGTGGCCACCATCGCGGTGGTGCTGCTGCTGATGGTGCCCGCCGTGGTCGCGCTCCGGCTCGGCTCGCCCCGGCTGCGGCCGGTGGTCGAGGTGGTCTGCTCACTGCCGCTGGTGGTGCCGCCGATCGCGTTCGTCGCCGGGATCGTCACCGTGCTCAAGTGGGGTCCGGAGCACCTGTCCCGGACCCCGCTGTTCGAGACCTTCGTGGTGATCCAGAACGACAAATTCCCCGTCGTCCTGGTCCTCGCCTACGTCGTGATGGCCCTGCCCTTCGTCTACCGGGCGCTGGACGCCGGCCTGCGCGCCATCGACGTGCGCACCCTCGTCGAGGCGGCCCGCAGCTGTGGCGCCTCCTGGCCGCAGGCCCTGCTGCAGGCCGTCCTGCCGAACCTGCGCGGGGCCCTGCTCAACGCCTCCTTCCTGACGCTGGCCCTGGTCCTCGGCGAGTTCACGGTCTCCCACCTGCTCGGATACGCGCCCTTCGCCGTGTGGATCTACAACGTCGGCGGCGAACAGGCCCAGATGTCCGTCGCCGTGTCCGTGCTCAGCCTGCTCGTCACCTGGGCCCTGCTCCTCGCGCTCGCCGGTGCCGGCGGCGGACGCACCCGAACCGCCAACTCCCGGGGATGA